The Streptomyces laurentii region AACATCCAGTCGCTTGAACGGGCTGCGGCGATGCTGCGACTGCTCGCGGGCGGCGAGCGCCGGCTCGGCCTGTCCGACATCGCCTCCTCCCTCGGGCTCGCCAAGGGCACCGCCCACGGCATCCTGCGCACCCTGCAGGCCGAGGGCTTCGTGGAGCAGGACGCCGCCTCGGGCCGCTACCAGCTGGGCGCCGAGCTGCTGCGGCTCGGCAACAGCTATCTGGACGTGCACGAGCTGCGCGCGCGGGCCCTCGTCTGGACGGACGACCTGGCCCGCTCCAGCGGCGAGAGCGTGCACCTGGGGGTGCTGCACCAGCAGGGCGTGCTGATCGTGCACCACGTCTTCCGCCCCGACGACAGCCGGCAGGTGCTGGAGGTGGGGGCCATGCAGCCGCTGCACTCCACCGCGCTCGGCAAGGTCCTGTCGGCGTACGACCCGGTGGCGCACAGCGAGGCGGTCGAGGGCGTACGGGACTCCTTCACGCCCCGCACGGTCACGGGTCTCGCGGACTTCGAGACGCTCCTCGACACCACCCGGGCGCGCGGCTGGGCCGCGGACGTGGAGGAGACCTGGGAGGGCGTGGCCGCGGTGGCCGCGCCGATCCACGACCGGCGGCGGATGCCGGTGGGGGCGGTGGCCATCACGGGCGCCGTGGAGCGGGTCTGCGCCGAGGGCGAGCTGCGCTCGGAGCTGGTGGCGGCGGTACGGGACTGCGCCCGGGCGGTCTCGCGGGACCTGGGAGCCGGCCGCTTCTGAGCCCGCGGGCGGACGCGCGCCCCCTCGTACCGCCCCGGACGCACTTCCTCCGCTTCCCTCGCCGTCCCCTCTGCCCGAACACGACTGAACCCGCCGGTAACGATCGCGTCATCGGCGGGTTTTTGGTGCTCACGCCCCTTGACGTGCTGTTAACCCTGGCGCAAAACTTCCGTTCATCGGTCGGCATTGTCGAACAGCTAACGGCAAATACGCGTTAAGGTAGGACAGTGCCAAGGGCCGGCCAACGCCCTCACACGAGGGCGCGGACCACCGGAGTGACCCGTGGTTCGCCTTCCCCTGGACGAAGGACAAAGGAGTCGCGGGTGTCCAGCTCCGACATCTTCATCGGCGAGACCCTCGGTACCGCCGTACTCATCCTGCTCGGCGGTGGCGTGTGCGCCGCCGTCACGCTCAAGAGCTCCAAGGCCCAAGGCGCGGGCTGGCTCGCGATCGCTTTCGGGTGGGGCTTCGCCGTCATGACGGCCGTCTACATGACCGCTTCCCTTTCCGGAGCCCATCTGAACCCCGCAGTCACGGTCGCGATAGCCATCAAGGACAGCGACTGGAGCAACGTGCCGGTGTACCTCGCCGGTCAGCTGCTCGGCGCGATGATCGGCGCGGCGCTCGTCTGGGTGGCGTACTACGGCCAGTTCCGGGCCCACCTCACGGACGACTCGATCGTCTCGGTCCCGCGCGAGGAAGGCATGGTCGACCAGCACGCGGCGCCGAACGCCGGTCCGGTGCTCGGCATCTTCTCGACCGGCCCGGAGATCCGCGTCCCCTGGCAGAACCTCGCGACCGAGATCATCGGCACCGTCGTCCTGGTCCTCGCCGTGCTCACCCAGGGCCTCAACGACGACGGCAAGGGCCTCGGCCCGCTCGGCGCCCTCATCACCGCGTTCGTCGTGGTCTCCATCGGCCTGTCGCTCGGCGGCCCCACCGGTTACGCCATCAACCCGGCCCGTGACCTGGGTCCGCGCATCGTGCACGCGCTCCTCCCGCTGCCCAACAAGGGGGGCTCCGACTGGGGCTACGCCTGGGTCCCGGTCGTCGGTCCGCTCGTCGGCGCCGTCATCGGCGGGGGTATCTACAACATCGTGTTCGCCTGAGCCGTCCTTCTTCCAGACTTCCCTTGGAGTACACCGTGACCGACGCCCCCACCTCCGCCGCCACCACGCACGGCGCGGGCCCGTTCATCGCCGCCATCGACCAGGGCACCACTTCGTCGCGCTGCATCGTCTTCGACAAGGACGGCCGGATCGTCTCCGTCGACCAGAAGGAGCACGAGCAGATCTTCCCGAAGCCGGGCTGGGTCGAGCACGACGCCAACGAGATCTGGGCCAATGTCCAGGAAGTCGTCGCCGGCGCCATCGCCAAGGCCGGGATCACCGCGGCCGACGTCAAGGCCATCGGCATCACCAACCAGCGCGAGACCACGCTGATGTGGGACAAGAACACCGGTGAGCCGGTCCACAACGCGCTCGTCTGGCAGGACACCCGGACCGACGGCCTGTGCAAGGAACTCGGTCGCAACGTCGGGCAGGACCGTTTCCGCCGCGAGACCGGCCTGCCGCTCGCCTCGTACTTCTCCGGCCCGAAGGTCCGCTGGCTGCTCGACAACGTCGAGGGCCTGCGCGAGCGCGCCGAGCGCGGCGAGATCCTCTTCGGCACCATGGACTCCTGGGTCATCTGGAACCTGACCGGCGGCACCGACGGCGGCGTCCACGTCACCGACGTCACCAACGCCTCGCGCACCCTCCTGATGAACCTGCACGAGATGGCGTGGGACGAGCGCATCCTCGCGTCGATGGAGATCCCGGCCGGCGTGCTGCCCGAGATCCGTTCCTCCGCCGAGGTGTACGGCGCGGTCAAGGGCGGCGTCCTCGACGGCGTCCCGGTGGCGTCGGCGCTCGGCGACCAGCAGGCAGCCCTGTTCGGCCAGACCTGCTTCGCCGAGGGCGAGGCCAAGTCCACGTACGGCACCGGAACGTTCATGCTGATGAACACCGGCGACAAGATCATCAACTCCTACAGCGGCCTGCTGACCACCGTCGGCTACCAGATCGGCGAGGAGAAGCCGGTCTACGCCCTGGAGGGCTCGATCGCCGTCACCGGCTCGCTCGTCCAGTGGATGCGCGACCAGATGGGCCTCATCAAGTCCGCCGCCGAGATCGAGACCCTGGCCTCCTCCGTCGAGGACAACGGCGGCGCCTACTTCGTGCCGGCCTTCTCCGGTCTGTTCGCCCCGTACTGGCGCTCCGACGCCCGCGGTGTGATCGCCGGCCTCACCCGGTACGTCACCAAGGCGCACATCGCCCGTGCCGTCCTGGAGGCCACCGCCTGGCAGACCCGCGAGATCACCGACGCCATGACCAAGGACTCCGGCGTCGAACTGGCCGCCCTCAAGGTCGACGGCGGCATGACCTCCAACAACCTGCTGATGCAGACCCTCTCCGACTTCCTGGACGCCCCCGTCGTGCGCCCGATGGTCGCCGAGACCACCTGCCTCGGCGCCGCCTACGCCGCCGGCCTGGCCGTCGGCTTCTGGCCCGACACCGACGCGCTTCGCGCCAACTGGCGCCGGGCCGCCGAGTGGACCCCTCGCATGGACGCCGACAAGCGTGACAGCGAGTACAAGAACTGGCTCAAGGCCGTAGAGCGCTCCATGGGCTGGCTCGAAGCAGAAGAGAAGTGACGAGGAGTAATTCGCGATGACCACCCTGCAGAGCCTCCCCTCCCTGGGGATGC contains the following coding sequences:
- a CDS encoding glycerol operon regulatory protein (Bacterial transcriptional regulator; pfam01614;~Glycerol operon regulatory protein [Streptomyces venezuelae ATCC10712];~Transcriptional regulator [Transcription]; COG1414;~helix_turn_helix isocitrate lyase regulation; smart00346;~identified by MetaGeneAnnotator; putative), which gives rise to MAKNIQSLERAAAMLRLLAGGERRLGLSDIASSLGLAKGTAHGILRTLQAEGFVEQDAASGRYQLGAELLRLGNSYLDVHELRARALVWTDDLARSSGESVHLGVLHQQGVLIVHHVFRPDDSRQVLEVGAMQPLHSTALGKVLSAYDPVAHSEAVEGVRDSFTPRTVTGLADFETLLDTTRARGWAADVEETWEGVAAVAAPIHDRRRMPVGAVAITGAVERVCAEGELRSELVAAVRDCARAVSRDLGAGRF
- a CDS encoding glycerol uptake facilitator protein (Asn-Pro-Ala signature motifs;~Major intrinsic protein (MIP) superfamily. Members of the MIP superfamily function as membrane channels that selectively transport water, small neutral molecules, and ions out of and between cells. The channel proteins share a common fold: the N-terminal...; cl00200;~amphipathic channel;~glycerol uptake facilitator protein [Streptomyces viridochromogenes DSM40736];~identified by MetaGeneAnnotator; putative) → MSSSDIFIGETLGTAVLILLGGGVCAAVTLKSSKAQGAGWLAIAFGWGFAVMTAVYMTASLSGAHLNPAVTVAIAIKDSDWSNVPVYLAGQLLGAMIGAALVWVAYYGQFRAHLTDDSIVSVPREEGMVDQHAAPNAGPVLGIFSTGPEIRVPWQNLATEIIGTVVLVLAVLTQGLNDDGKGLGPLGALITAFVVVSIGLSLGGPTGYAINPARDLGPRIVHALLPLPNKGGSDWGYAWVPVVGPLVGAVIGGGIYNIVFA
- a CDS encoding glycerol kinase (Cellulomonas sp. glycerol kinase-like proteins; belongs to the FGGY family of carbohydrate kinases; cd07789;~N- and C-terminal domain interface [polypeptide binding];~catalytic site [active];~glycerol kinase [Amycolatopsis mediterranei U32];~glycerol kinase; Provisional; PRK00047;~homodimer interface [polypeptide binding];~identified by MetaGeneAnnotator; putative;~metal binding site [ion binding];~putative MgATP binding site [chemical binding];~putative active site [active];~putative glycerol binding site [chemical binding];~putative homotetramer interface [polypeptide binding]); the protein is MTDAPTSAATTHGAGPFIAAIDQGTTSSRCIVFDKDGRIVSVDQKEHEQIFPKPGWVEHDANEIWANVQEVVAGAIAKAGITAADVKAIGITNQRETTLMWDKNTGEPVHNALVWQDTRTDGLCKELGRNVGQDRFRRETGLPLASYFSGPKVRWLLDNVEGLRERAERGEILFGTMDSWVIWNLTGGTDGGVHVTDVTNASRTLLMNLHEMAWDERILASMEIPAGVLPEIRSSAEVYGAVKGGVLDGVPVASALGDQQAALFGQTCFAEGEAKSTYGTGTFMLMNTGDKIINSYSGLLTTVGYQIGEEKPVYALEGSIAVTGSLVQWMRDQMGLIKSAAEIETLASSVEDNGGAYFVPAFSGLFAPYWRSDARGVIAGLTRYVTKAHIARAVLEATAWQTREITDAMTKDSGVELAALKVDGGMTSNNLLMQTLSDFLDAPVVRPMVAETTCLGAAYAAGLAVGFWPDTDALRANWRRAAEWTPRMDADKRDSEYKNWLKAVERSMGWLEAEEK